The Doryrhamphus excisus isolate RoL2022-K1 chromosome 1, RoL_Dexc_1.0, whole genome shotgun sequence genome includes a window with the following:
- the pld5 gene encoding inactive phospholipase D5 isoform X2, with amino-acid sequence MAGPTPQEPVKTQQKCIAIFALLCCFAVLLVLIFSSVDIWGDSEDGITEENCHTDCRIVLMETIPADLNQHIGPYLSLSDGFHTLLDQAKHSVQVVSPVWNLRPWDPDTMPSTARQGQLLFQRLLSLKSRGVKLKIASSLTNSAEQTILAAHNAEVHLVNMSAFTRGGLHSSFWIVDRTHFYVGSADMDWRSFSKRKELGLMVYNCSCLALDLHRVFSFYWQLHERDYIPSIWSKRVTALYGRHQALELQLNNTPAAAYMSSSPDLFCAKDRTRDVDAIYHVMQTAKTFVFISVTDYLPLVSRRFRGNLVTRYWSHLDEMIREAVVLRGVKVRLLISFWKNTHQLTFNFATSLRSLCIHLYNCSLDVRFFSHKQQMDDIQHGLNHNKYMVTDNALYVGNHDWVGNDFSDNGGVGLVVQMKNQGGKLMEQVKAAFERDWMSPYSKRLLGNKNQESKYRNPHQVETLKEHEWNDPLSL; translated from the exons ATGGCGGGACCGACCCCACAGGAACCCGTAAAG ACACAGCAAAAGTGCATCGCCATCTTTGCCCTGCTGTGCTGCTTCGCTGTGCTATTGGTGCTGATCTTCTCTTCCGTTGACATTTGGGGGGATAGCGAGGATGGAATCACGGAGGAGAACTGCCACACTGACTGCCG CATTGTCCTTATGGAGACAATCCCAGCAGATCTCAATCAGCACATTGGACCCTACCTCTCACTCTCAGATGGCTTTCACACCCTGCTGGACCAAGCAAAGCACTCAGTCCAAGTGGTGTCACCGGTCTGGAATTTGAGGCCATGGGACCCGGACACCATGCCAAGTACAGCCAGACAG GGTCAACTTTTATTTCAGAGATTGCTCAGTTTGAAATCTCGTGGAGTCAAACTCAAGATTGCCAGCAGTCTGACTAACTCTGCAGAACAGACAATTCTGGCAGCACACA ATGCAGAGGTCCATTTAGTTAACATGTCAGCTTTTACCAGAGGGGGCCTCCATTCCTCGTTCTGGATCGTGGACCGAACACACTTTTATGTCGGTAGCGCTGATATGGACTGGAGGTCATTCTCTAAG AGGAAGGAGCTGGGTCTGATGGTCTATAATTGCAGCTGTCTGGCGCTGGACCTCCACAGAGTCTTTTCTTTTTACTGGCAGCTCCACGAGAGGGACTATATCCCCTCCATCTGGTCTAAGAGAGTTACAGCCCTCTACGGGAGACACCAGGCCCTGGAACTACAACTCAACAATACCCCTGCAGCCGCGTATATGTCC TCCTCCCCTGATCTCTTCTGTGCAAAAGATCGCACTAGAGATGTGGATGCCATATATCATGTCATGCAGACTGCCAAGACATTTGTCTTCATTTCCGTGACGGACTACCTCCCTCTGGTGAGCAGGCGCTTCAGAGGAAACTTGGTCACCAG GTACTGGTCCCACCTTGATGAGATGATTAGAGAGGCTGTGGTTCTGAGAGGGGTCAAAGTTCGCCTGCTGATAAGCTTCTGGAAGAACACTCACCAGCTCACCTTTAACTTTGCCACCTCTCTCAGGTCACTGTGCATCCACCTGTACAACTGTTCGCTGGATGTG AGATTTTTCAGTCACAAGCAGCAGATGGACGACATTCAACATGGACTTAATCACAACAAGTACATGGTGACCGACAACGCTCTTTACGTTG GGAACCACGACTGGGTTGGAAATGATTTTTCTGATAATGGCGGAGTTGGGCTGGTGGTCCAGATGAAAAACCAGGGAGGGAAACTCATGGAACAAGTCAAAGCTGCCTTTGAAAGAGACTGGATGTCCCCTTATTCTAAACGCCTGCTGGGAAACAAAAATCAAGAAAGCAAATACAGAAATCCACACCAAGTGGAGACTCTGAAGGAACATGAATGGAATGACCCTTTATCTTTATAA
- the pld5 gene encoding inactive phospholipase D5 isoform X1 produces the protein MELSNDPRSRGHEEVPPGLLSDLSHVKNSSFSAAQQQGYSATIFLRRKDKLEKTQQKCIAIFALLCCFAVLLVLIFSSVDIWGDSEDGITEENCHTDCRIVLMETIPADLNQHIGPYLSLSDGFHTLLDQAKHSVQVVSPVWNLRPWDPDTMPSTARQGQLLFQRLLSLKSRGVKLKIASSLTNSAEQTILAAHNAEVHLVNMSAFTRGGLHSSFWIVDRTHFYVGSADMDWRSFSKRKELGLMVYNCSCLALDLHRVFSFYWQLHERDYIPSIWSKRVTALYGRHQALELQLNNTPAAAYMSSSPDLFCAKDRTRDVDAIYHVMQTAKTFVFISVTDYLPLVSRRFRGNLVTRYWSHLDEMIREAVVLRGVKVRLLISFWKNTHQLTFNFATSLRSLCIHLYNCSLDVRFFSHKQQMDDIQHGLNHNKYMVTDNALYVGNHDWVGNDFSDNGGVGLVVQMKNQGGKLMEQVKAAFERDWMSPYSKRLLGNKNQESKYRNPHQVETLKEHEWNDPLSL, from the exons ATGGAACTGTCAAATGATCCAAGGTCGAGGGGGCATGAGGAGGTACCCCCAGGCCTGCTTTCCGATCTGTCCCACGTGAAAAACAGCAGCTTCAGTGCTGCCCAACAACAGGGCTACTCTGCAACCATCTTTCTGCGCCGCAAAGACAAATTGGAGAAG ACACAGCAAAAGTGCATCGCCATCTTTGCCCTGCTGTGCTGCTTCGCTGTGCTATTGGTGCTGATCTTCTCTTCCGTTGACATTTGGGGGGATAGCGAGGATGGAATCACGGAGGAGAACTGCCACACTGACTGCCG CATTGTCCTTATGGAGACAATCCCAGCAGATCTCAATCAGCACATTGGACCCTACCTCTCACTCTCAGATGGCTTTCACACCCTGCTGGACCAAGCAAAGCACTCAGTCCAAGTGGTGTCACCGGTCTGGAATTTGAGGCCATGGGACCCGGACACCATGCCAAGTACAGCCAGACAG GGTCAACTTTTATTTCAGAGATTGCTCAGTTTGAAATCTCGTGGAGTCAAACTCAAGATTGCCAGCAGTCTGACTAACTCTGCAGAACAGACAATTCTGGCAGCACACA ATGCAGAGGTCCATTTAGTTAACATGTCAGCTTTTACCAGAGGGGGCCTCCATTCCTCGTTCTGGATCGTGGACCGAACACACTTTTATGTCGGTAGCGCTGATATGGACTGGAGGTCATTCTCTAAG AGGAAGGAGCTGGGTCTGATGGTCTATAATTGCAGCTGTCTGGCGCTGGACCTCCACAGAGTCTTTTCTTTTTACTGGCAGCTCCACGAGAGGGACTATATCCCCTCCATCTGGTCTAAGAGAGTTACAGCCCTCTACGGGAGACACCAGGCCCTGGAACTACAACTCAACAATACCCCTGCAGCCGCGTATATGTCC TCCTCCCCTGATCTCTTCTGTGCAAAAGATCGCACTAGAGATGTGGATGCCATATATCATGTCATGCAGACTGCCAAGACATTTGTCTTCATTTCCGTGACGGACTACCTCCCTCTGGTGAGCAGGCGCTTCAGAGGAAACTTGGTCACCAG GTACTGGTCCCACCTTGATGAGATGATTAGAGAGGCTGTGGTTCTGAGAGGGGTCAAAGTTCGCCTGCTGATAAGCTTCTGGAAGAACACTCACCAGCTCACCTTTAACTTTGCCACCTCTCTCAGGTCACTGTGCATCCACCTGTACAACTGTTCGCTGGATGTG AGATTTTTCAGTCACAAGCAGCAGATGGACGACATTCAACATGGACTTAATCACAACAAGTACATGGTGACCGACAACGCTCTTTACGTTG GGAACCACGACTGGGTTGGAAATGATTTTTCTGATAATGGCGGAGTTGGGCTGGTGGTCCAGATGAAAAACCAGGGAGGGAAACTCATGGAACAAGTCAAAGCTGCCTTTGAAAGAGACTGGATGTCCCCTTATTCTAAACGCCTGCTGGGAAACAAAAATCAAGAAAGCAAATACAGAAATCCACACCAAGTGGAGACTCTGAAGGAACATGAATGGAATGACCCTTTATCTTTATAA